In Clavibacter californiensis, the sequence CGGCGACGCGGCGCTCCTTGGCCACCTCCTCGACCGCGCGATGCACGGCTCCCGAGAACGGGTTGGCGACGCTGCCGACGAGGAGGCCGAGCGTGTTGGTGCGCCGGTCGGCGCGGCGCAGGTTGCCGGCGTGGAGATCCGGCTGGTACTGCAGCTGCTCCACGGCCGCCCGCACCCGGGCGGTCATCTCCGCGGAGACGTTCGGTTCGCCGTTGACCACGCGCGACACGGTCTTGATGCCGACGCCCGCGAGCCGCGCCACGTGCTTCATCGTGGGGCGGCGCGCGCCCGACGTCGGGTCGGGCGGGGATCCGGACGGGGATCCCATCGGGGATGACAACGGTGTCACGAAAGGGTCTCGCTCTCTGCGCGGTGGCTTGACCTTATCGGGTCCCACCCGGTAGACCTCTACCTGACAACGTTGTCGGGAGCGCGCTCCCACCCGAAGGACAGGATCCACCAATGACGAACCGATCCCCGCGCCTCGTGCGCACCATCGCCCTCGGCTCGGCGGCCCTCATCGCCGCGGGCGGGCTCGCCGGCTGCTCCAGCTCCAGTGGAGGCTCCGGATCCGGCGGCAGCGGCGGCTCCGGCGACGTCGGCGTCTCGCTCATCGTGAAGACGACCACGAACCCCTTCTTCGTCGCGATGGAGGACGGCGCGAAGGAGGCCGCGGCGAAGGACGGCATCAATCTCACGCTCGCCGCAGGCAAGGCCGACGGCGACGAGGACACCCAGATCCAGGCCATCGAGAACGCCATCTCGAAGGGCGACAAGGGCATCCTCATCACGATCAACGGCCCGTCGGTCCTCGACGCGATCCAGAAGGCCCGCGACGCCGGCCTCTTCGTCATCGCGCTCGACACCGCGCCCGACCCGGCCGACTCCGTCGACATCACGTTCGCCACCGACAACTTCGCCGCGGGCGAGTCCATCGGCAAGTGGGCCGCCGCGCAGCTCGGCGGCAAGAAGGCGACCATCGCCCTCCTCGACCTGTACGACGACAAGGCCATCTCGGTCGACTACAACCGCGACCAGGGCTTCCTGACCGGCATGGGCATCGACGTCGGCGACAAGGCCAAGAACGGCGACGAGGCGAAGACCGGCGACTACAGCGGCGGCGACTACGAGATCGTCGGCAACGAGGCCACGCAGGGCGCCGAGGACGGCGGCCGCACGGCGATGGAGACGCTGCTGTCGAAGGACCCGGACATCAACGTCGTCTACACGATCAACGAGCCCGCCGCCTTCGGCGCTTACCAGGCGCTCCAGGCGGCCGGCAAGGAGAAGGACGTGATCCTCGTCTCGGTCGACGGCGGCTGCGCTGGCGTCAAGAACGTCAAGGAGGGCGTCATCGGGGCCACCGCGCAGCAGTACCCGGTGAAGATGGCGCAGCTCGGCGTCGAGGCCATCGCGCAGCTCGCGAAGGACGGCACCAAGCCCGCCACGAGCGCCGGCCTCGACTTCTTCGACACCGGATCCGCGCTCGTCACCGACACCCCCGTCGACGGCCTCGACAGCATCACGGCCGACGACGCCGCGACGAAGTGCTGGGGCGAGTGACCGTGAGCCGGACCACCGACCCGAACCCGCCCACCTCCGCCCTCGACCTCGCGAACGAGTTCCTCGACCGGCGCTCCCCCCTCGACCGGATCCGCGGGGTGCTCCACCGCTACCCCGCCGTCAGCCCCGCCGTCGTGCTGGTCCTCGCGGTCATCGTGTTCGGCCTGCTCAACGACCGCTTCCTCGATCCCGCCAACCTGTCGCTCGTCACGCAGCAGGTCGCCGTGGTCGGCACGCTCGCGGTGGCGCAGACGCTGATCATCCTCACCGCGGGCATCGACCTGTCGGTCGGCGCGGTCATGGTGCTCACCTCGATGGTCATCGCGCAGACCGCGAGCGAGAACGGCCTGCCGGCACCCGCCGCGCTGGCCACCGGGCTCGTCGTCGGCCTCGCGGCCGGCGCGTTCAACGGCCTGCTCGTGACGCGGCTGCGGCTCCCCCCGTTCATCGTCACGCTCGGGACGCTGAACATCTTCGTGGCGCTCACGCTCCTCTACTCCAACGGCGCGACCATCCGCGGCGTGGACATGCCCGCAGCCCTCTCGTGGACGGGCCGCACGTTCGACCTGGCCGGGGTGAAGATCAGCTTCGGCGTGGTGCTCATGCTCGTGCTCTACATCGTGGTCGCGTTCATCCTCGGCAAGACCGCCTGGGGCCGGCACGTGTACGCGGTCGGCGACGACAAGGAGGCCGCGCGCCTCGCCGGCATCAGCGTCAACCGGGTGCTGATGAGCGTGTACCTCGCGGCCGGGGCGATCCTCGCGGTCGGCGCGTGGATCGCGATCGGCCGCAGCAACGCGGCCAGCCCGAACGCGGGCGCCGACCTCAACCTCGACTCCATCACCGCGGTGGTCATCGGCGGGACGAGCCTCTTCGGCGGCCGCGGCACCGTCTGGGGCACGCTCCTCGGCGCGCTCATCGTCGGCGTCTTCCGCAACGGGCTCTCGCTCGCGGGGCTGGACGTGCTGTACCAGACCCTCGCCGTGGGCGTCCTCATCATCGTCGCGGTCTCCGTCGACCAGTGGATCCGAAAGGTGCGCAAGTGACCCTCACCGACCCCGCGGGGAGCGCCCCCGCCCCGTCCCGCACGCCCGTCCTCGAGGCGAAGCGGCTCGTGAAGACCTTCGGCCGCGTGGTCGGCCTCGACGGCGTCAGCCTCGAGCTGTTCCCCGGCGAGGTGCTCGCGATCATCGGCGACAACGGCGCCGGCAAGTCGACGCTCATCAAGTGCCTCACGGGGGCCGAGACGCCCGACGAGGGCGAGCTGTTCCTCGACGGGAAGCCCGTGTCGTTCAAGCGGCCGCAGGACGCCCGGGCCGCCGGGATCGAGACGGTCTACCAGAACCTCGCCGTCTCGCCCGCGCTCGACGTGGCGTCGAACCTCTACCTCGGGCGCGAGAAGCGGAAGAAGGGGATCCTCGGATCCGTCTTCCGCATGCTCGACACGGCCGGCATGCGCCGCGAGGCCAAGGCGGAGCTGACCGAGCTCGGCATCTCGACGCTGCAGGACGTGACCGTGCCCGTCGAGAACCTGTCCGGCGGGCAGCGGCAGGCGGTCGCCGTGGCGCGCGCCGCGGCGTTCGGATCCAAGGTCGTGGTGCTCGACGAGCCCACCGCGGCGCTCGGCGTGCGCGAGTCGAACCAGGTGCTCGAGCTGGTGCGGAACCTGCGCGACCGGGGCATCCCGGTGATCCTCATCAGCCACAACATGCCGCAGGTGTTCGAGGTCGCCGACCGGATCCACATCCAGCGCCTGGGAAAGAAGGCCGCGACCATCACGCCGCAGTCGCACTCGATGACCGACGCCGTCGCGATCATGACGGGCGCGGCCACGGCATGACGGCGACGGTGCTGCACGCGGAGTTCACGGCGCTGCCGGGGCACGAGGAGCAGGTCGCGCGGATGATCGCCGACCTCGCGGAGCTCGTGCGCGCCGAGCCGGGGAACGTCGTGTTCGAGCCGTACCGGCGGGTGGAGGATCCAGCGCGCTTCGTCGTCCACGAGGTCTATCGCGACGAGGCCGCGTTCCAGGCGCACATCGGGGCGTCGTACGGCGCCGAGTTCAACGCGGCGCTCGGGCCGCTCATCGTGGAGGACGGGTCGCAGCTGACGTTCCTCGCACCCGTCTGAGCCGCGGATCCCGCGCACCCCGCGGCCGCCCGGCGTCTCGACGCGCCGGGCGGCCGCCTTCGTGTGCGGCTCGTGCGGATGGGGCCCCCGGATCAGCGCGCCGAGTAGCCGCCGTCCACCAGGTGGTAGCTGCCGGAGATGAAGGACGCGTCGTCGCTGAGGAGGAAGAGCACGAGGGCCGCGACCTCCGTGTCCGTGCCGAGGCGGCCGGTCGCGTGCTGGCTCTCGAGGTACGCGAGCGCGTCCGCCGAGAGGGAGGAGCGCACGAGCGGGGTGTCGATGAAGCCGGGGCCGACCGCGTTGGTGCGGACGCCTCGGGCCGTGTACTCGAGCGCCGCGACCTTGGTGAGGCCGACGAGGGCGTGCTTGCTCGCGACGTAGGCGGCGCTCTGGGCGAAGCCGACGGATCCGAGCACCGAGCTCATGTTGACGATCGCGCCGCCGCCCGCCTCCACCATCGCGGGGAGCTGGTAACGGAGGCCGTAGAAGACGCCGTCGAGGTCGACCGCGCGCGTGCGGTCCCACGCGGCGACGTCGTAGTCGCCGATGTCGGCCGCGGGCGCGCTGATGCCGGCGTTGTTGACGGCGAGGTGCAGGGCGCCGTAGGCGCCCACCGCGTGCGCGACGGCGGCCTGCGAGTCCTCGGCCTTCGAGGTGTCCTGGCGGAACGCCGTGGCGGTGCCGCCCGCGCCCTCGATCTCGGCGACGACGCGCTCGGCCGCCTCCAGCTGGATGTCGGTGACGACGACCGACGCGCCCTCCGCGGCGAGCGCGCGCGAGATCGCGGCGCCGATGCCGCTGCCTCCGCCGGTCACGAGCGCGGTCTTCGTGTCGAACCTGGCCATGGGGATCCTCCTCGGGTCTGAGGCGGCGCGGATCCGCGCCGCTCCTCGACGGTACGCCCGCGCGATCCGTCCATCCCCGGTTCACCGCGCGTCCACCCGGGGGTCGGGGGCGCGCCCGCGGGTGCCAATACCTTGCAAGCGTGATGCGTCCGCCGCCCCCGCTGGGGACGCCCGAGATCGATGGAGACCCCACATGACCCTCACCCGCGAGAACCACCACCGGCTGCTGCCGATCCTGTCCCGCGACCCGCACGCCCGCGGCAAGCGCAGCACCGTCACCTGCCACCTCAAGTGCGACGACGCGTGCACGAAGCCGGTGCCGAACGTCACCGACAACTCCTACTTCCGCGACATCGCCGGCCGCGCCCTCTCGCGCCGCACCCTGCTCGGCGGCGCGGGCGCCGGTGCCCTCGCGATCCTCGTGGCGCAGAACGCCGCCGCCCCCGGCGCCGAGGCCGCCGCCGCGCGGGCCGCGTCGAACCTCCCCTTCCAGGCGATCACGCCGGTCGACGCCGCCGTCGACCAGTTCACCGTGCCGACCGGGTACCGCTGGCAGCCGATCATCCGCTGGGGCGACCCGCTCTTCAGCTACGCCGACGGCTTCGACGCCGACGGTCAGACCGCCAAGCTCGCGTCACGCCAGTTCGGCTACAACAACGACTACCTCGACATCATCCCGATCAACTCGCGGAACAAGGAGGCGCTCCTCGTCGCCAACCACGAGTACACGAACGAGAACATCATGTTCCCGCCCGCGGCCGACGACGCCGAGCTCGCCGAGCAGCGCCGCATCGGGAAGGCCTCGCACGGCATGTCGGTGGTCGCGCTCCGCCGCTCGACGGTCGGCCAGCCGTGGACCTACACGATCGGCCACCACCGCAACCGCCGCATCACCGCGGACACTCCCTTCGCCGTCTCCGGGCCCGCGGCGGGATCCGCGTCGCTGCGCACCAAGGACGACCCGAAGGGCACGCGCATCCTCGGAACCCTCGGCAACTGCTCCGGCGGCACCACCCCGTGGGGCACCGTGCTCTCCGGCGAGGAGAACTTCAACGGGTACTTCCGCACCGCGGGCACCTCCGCCGCCGACAAGCGCTACGGCCTCGCCGACAAGGCGACGACCCGCGGCTGGGAGGCCATCGACCCGCGCTTCGACGCCCGCACCGCCGGCTACGAGAACGAGCCGAACCGCTTCGGCTGGATCGTCGAGGTCGACCCGTTCGAGCCCGGCGAGGCACCCGTGAAGCACACCGCGCTCGGCCGCTTCAAGCACGAGGGCGCGAACGTGATCCTCGGCAAGAGCGGCCACGTCGCCGCGTACATGGGCGACGACGAGCGCTTCGACTACCTCTACAAGTTCGTCTCGCACGACACGATGGTCACCGGCACCACGCGCCAGGACCGCAAGCGGAACAAGCAGCTGCTCACGCGCGGCGCGCTCTATGTGGCGCGCTTCACGGGCGACTCGCCCGTCGCGGAGATCACCGGCACCGGCCAGCTCCCCTCCGACGGCTCGTTCGACGGCATCGGCGAGTGGATCCCGCTCGTGATCGACGGGGTCTGCCAGGTCCCCGGCTTCACCACCGAGGAGGCGCTCGTGCACACGCGCCTCGTCGCCGACGCGGCCGGCGCCACGAAGATGGACCGCTGCGAGGACGTCCAGCCGAGCCCCGTCACCGGCAAGATCTACGTCGCCTGCACGAACAACACCGACCGCGGCAAGGCCGGCAAGGAGGGCGCCACGGAGATGAACCCGCGGACGACCAACCGCGACGGCCACATCGTGGAGATCACCGAGGACGGCGGCGACGCGCGCTCCACCACCTTCACCTGGAACCTGCTGCTCGTCGCGGGCGACCCGGCGAAGAACGAGTCCACCTACTTCGCGGGCTTCCCGAAGGACAAGGTCTCGCCCATCAGCTGCCCGGACAACGTCGCGTTCGACTCCGAGGGCAACCTCTGGATCTCGACCGACGGCGCCCCGAGCACCATCGGCCTCAACGACGGCCTGTTCAAGGTCCCCGTCGAGGGCGCCGAGCGCGGCCACGTGCAGCAGTTCCTCTCGGTGCCCACCGAGGCCGAGACCTGCGGCCCGGTCGTGCACGACACCGAGGGCATGGTGTTCGTCGCGGTGCAGCACCCGGGCGAGGACGGCTCGTTCGCCGAGCAGCACTCGTTCTTCCCCGACTACGTGCCGGCCGGTGCCACCCCGGCCAAGGGCGCGTGGCGCGGACCGCGCCCGTCGGTGATCCAGGTGTGGCGGGGCTGACCCGCCGAGAGCTGCTCGCGGGGCGACCCGTGCGCTGATCGGGGGGCCGATCCTAGGGCCGGGGCGTGCGTGCGCCCCGGCCCTCGTGCGTCTGCCGGTCGTGCGCGGGGACGGGTGCGCACGCGCCCGTCGTCGTGCGTGGCCGATCGCCGCGGAGGGTCGGTCGTCCGGCGCGACCGGGGCTAGCGTCGGGATCATGACCGAGCGGCCGCGAGATCCCGACGCCGACGCCGCGGCGTCCGCCGCCGCGATCGAGGCGGAGCGCTGGCTGATCGTGGACGGGCGGCGGTGGCCCCGCACGGATCCGTCGCTGCCGGCCGAGCTGGTCGACGCGCTGGAGTCGCACCTCGGCCGCGGCCGGTCGGGGGTCCGCACGGCGAGGCGCGCGGACGACGACGCCGCGATCGCCACGGCCCGGGAGCGGGTCAGCATCGCGAAGCACGGCCTCGGCGAGCGCGGCCCGCGCTGGTGGGACGAGCCGGAGGACGCGCGCCTCGAGCGGGCGCGCGAGGCGCTGCGGTCGCTCGACGCGCTCGACTGACAGGCCGTCTCCTCCGCGGCGCCCCTGAGCAGGCGGACCGAACCGTGGAGACGGCGGGGCGCTCCCCGAGCCGTCGGGATGGGCTACCTTGCCGCGATGCGGAGGACGGACCACGACATCGCAGATCGCGTCACCGAGCCCCTCACGTTCCATGCGCAGGGGAGCTCGGAGCACCGCCGGGCGACGAACAGCTGATGGGCCTGCTGTTCGTCGACGAGTCGAAGGCGAAGGGGTACACGATGGTCGCCGTGGTCGTAACCGCCGCCGACGTCGCGGACCGTCGACGCGAGATGCGCGCGCTCGTGCTCCGAGGCCAGCGGCGGATCCACCTCACGAGCGAGAGCGACTCCCGTCGGAGGACCATCCTCTCCACGCTGACCGGACTCGGAACGCATGCGCATGTCGTGCACTGCGCGTCGGGAACCGATGCCATCGGCCGGGCGCGCTGCGTCAGCGCCACCGTGGACCGGGCCTCGACGGACGGTCACGAGCGGATCGTGCTCGAACGGGACCAGTCCCTCGAGCCGTCCGACCGACGCG encodes:
- a CDS encoding substrate-binding domain-containing protein, whose translation is MTNRSPRLVRTIALGSAALIAAGGLAGCSSSSGGSGSGGSGGSGDVGVSLIVKTTTNPFFVAMEDGAKEAAAKDGINLTLAAGKADGDEDTQIQAIENAISKGDKGILITINGPSVLDAIQKARDAGLFVIALDTAPDPADSVDITFATDNFAAGESIGKWAAAQLGGKKATIALLDLYDDKAISVDYNRDQGFLTGMGIDVGDKAKNGDEAKTGDYSGGDYEIVGNEATQGAEDGGRTAMETLLSKDPDINVVYTINEPAAFGAYQALQAAGKEKDVILVSVDGGCAGVKNVKEGVIGATAQQYPVKMAQLGVEAIAQLAKDGTKPATSAGLDFFDTGSALVTDTPVDGLDSITADDAATKCWGE
- a CDS encoding ABC transporter permease, with translation MSRTTDPNPPTSALDLANEFLDRRSPLDRIRGVLHRYPAVSPAVVLVLAVIVFGLLNDRFLDPANLSLVTQQVAVVGTLAVAQTLIILTAGIDLSVGAVMVLTSMVIAQTASENGLPAPAALATGLVVGLAAGAFNGLLVTRLRLPPFIVTLGTLNIFVALTLLYSNGATIRGVDMPAALSWTGRTFDLAGVKISFGVVLMLVLYIVVAFILGKTAWGRHVYAVGDDKEAARLAGISVNRVLMSVYLAAGAILAVGAWIAIGRSNAASPNAGADLNLDSITAVVIGGTSLFGGRGTVWGTLLGALIVGVFRNGLSLAGLDVLYQTLAVGVLIIVAVSVDQWIRKVRK
- a CDS encoding ATP-binding cassette domain-containing protein; protein product: MTLTDPAGSAPAPSRTPVLEAKRLVKTFGRVVGLDGVSLELFPGEVLAIIGDNGAGKSTLIKCLTGAETPDEGELFLDGKPVSFKRPQDARAAGIETVYQNLAVSPALDVASNLYLGREKRKKGILGSVFRMLDTAGMRREAKAELTELGISTLQDVTVPVENLSGGQRQAVAVARAAAFGSKVVVLDEPTAALGVRESNQVLELVRNLRDRGIPVILISHNMPQVFEVADRIHIQRLGKKAATITPQSHSMTDAVAIMTGAATA
- a CDS encoding putative quinol monooxygenase, with amino-acid sequence MTATVLHAEFTALPGHEEQVARMIADLAELVRAEPGNVVFEPYRRVEDPARFVVHEVYRDEAAFQAHIGASYGAEFNAALGPLIVEDGSQLTFLAPV
- a CDS encoding SDR family NAD(P)-dependent oxidoreductase; the protein is MARFDTKTALVTGGGSGIGAAISRALAAEGASVVVTDIQLEAAERVVAEIEGAGGTATAFRQDTSKAEDSQAAVAHAVGAYGALHLAVNNAGISAPAADIGDYDVAAWDRTRAVDLDGVFYGLRYQLPAMVEAGGGAIVNMSSVLGSVGFAQSAAYVASKHALVGLTKVAALEYTARGVRTNAVGPGFIDTPLVRSSLSADALAYLESQHATGRLGTDTEVAALVLFLLSDDASFISGSYHLVDGGYSAR
- a CDS encoding PhoX family protein, which produces MTLTRENHHRLLPILSRDPHARGKRSTVTCHLKCDDACTKPVPNVTDNSYFRDIAGRALSRRTLLGGAGAGALAILVAQNAAAPGAEAAAARAASNLPFQAITPVDAAVDQFTVPTGYRWQPIIRWGDPLFSYADGFDADGQTAKLASRQFGYNNDYLDIIPINSRNKEALLVANHEYTNENIMFPPAADDAELAEQRRIGKASHGMSVVALRRSTVGQPWTYTIGHHRNRRITADTPFAVSGPAAGSASLRTKDDPKGTRILGTLGNCSGGTTPWGTVLSGEENFNGYFRTAGTSAADKRYGLADKATTRGWEAIDPRFDARTAGYENEPNRFGWIVEVDPFEPGEAPVKHTALGRFKHEGANVILGKSGHVAAYMGDDERFDYLYKFVSHDTMVTGTTRQDRKRNKQLLTRGALYVARFTGDSPVAEITGTGQLPSDGSFDGIGEWIPLVIDGVCQVPGFTTEEALVHTRLVADAAGATKMDRCEDVQPSPVTGKIYVACTNNTDRGKAGKEGATEMNPRTTNRDGHIVEITEDGGDARSTTFTWNLLLVAGDPAKNESTYFAGFPKDKVSPISCPDNVAFDSEGNLWISTDGAPSTIGLNDGLFKVPVEGAERGHVQQFLSVPTEAETCGPVVHDTEGMVFVAVQHPGEDGSFAEQHSFFPDYVPAGATPAKGAWRGPRPSVIQVWRG
- a CDS encoding biopolymer transporter Tol; protein product: MTERPRDPDADAAASAAAIEAERWLIVDGRRWPRTDPSLPAELVDALESHLGRGRSGVRTARRADDDAAIATARERVSIAKHGLGERGPRWWDEPEDARLERAREALRSLDALD